From the Pseudorasbora parva isolate DD20220531a chromosome 2, ASM2467924v1, whole genome shotgun sequence genome, the window GAATAACACGATGGAGAAGCACCTAACCCTGGCTTTAGGCCTGACTTTGACATAAACTCTAAACTTGTCCTTCAGATCTGATTGATTTATTGGATTGTTGATCCAGGAACTGGCTGTACTTGGTGAAAGGTCGTTCACCAGGGGTTGGATTATGGataggggatagaatatacagtttgtacagtataataaTTATTGTGTGACTTCAATATATTGATGAAGTGCACAACTGTAAAACCTGCCATATTGTATACTGAATTCAAGAACATTAGGTGTGTGTAAAAGCAGAAGTGAATGTGAGCAGTGAGGAGGTTTTTGTCATGCTGTGAATCACTGTGATACGTACTCACTAACAGAGCCGTACCATGTGCCACAGTAATACACCGCAGAATCAGCCACATCCACATTACTGATGATCAGACTATAGTCAATATTAGACTGCTGAGCTCTAGATGTGAAGTGGCTGGAGGTAAAACCATCCCCATACAGGTTAGGAGAGTTGTGTGAATGATAAAATCTCAACACAAACTGAGGAGCTGTGTTTGGAGTCTGTTTATACCAGCTGACATAATCATGATCCTTTTCAACGTTACAATCCAGAGTCACAGATTGTCCTTTCTGTTCTGTCAGCACAGAGGGTTTCTGTGTGACCACTTTTACAGATCCGacacctgtaaaattataataaatcaaatgaatttcATTAACCTCGACAGTCCTGAGAGAACAGCATGTTTATAGTGAAATGTGTGACTTACATGACAGAAGAGTGAGAAGAGAGAAGGAGAAAATGATCCGCATCTTCCCTGTGATGAGCAGACTGAGTTTAGTGGAGAGATGAAGAGAATAAGAGCGATCGAGATACTCATATATGAGGAAGAGGAACTCTGAAAGAGGGACGATCACTAGAGTTCAGCCAATCATTTCATCCAGAAACGTGTTTCATATTCTCAGTACTTCACAATATGGAAAAATCTCAATGTTCCTGTTAAATGAAAGTTTGTCCAATGGCGATTCTCTAAGACGTGAGACATGAAATCACAATCTGCATAAAGCTATAAATGTGAGTCATTATGGAGAAGGAGCTTCAATCTAAAGGACagaataaaacacataataattCAAACAACTTATCAAACATTGCCTGATGTCATTCATCATCTTAATAAGATCATAAAGTCTACACTCCTTTTAAAACCCCACTATACTTTTACTATTGCAGCATTGTCCAGTATATAGTGTGTACAGCGTCTGTATTAACAGGATAATCTGCTACGTTCATCAGAAACAGCAGAGGAAACTACACGTGTTTCATAATGAAATGCAGTTTTGTCTTTCTCTCTTCTGTCATTCTCTCTTCAGCTGAGCTTCTGGTTTGCTGTGACACTGCATTAGTCAAACTGATCAGCTCTTTTAATAGACGGTTACAGGCGTCTTCACAGATCTGACCACTCTATGAGCTGTTACAGTATATGTGTGATGAATGAACATAATGATGAACCATTCTTGACTTACaaatgttaaaggggtacttcagcgctgggaagatgaatctgtatttaaactgggtcatcaatgcagtagaaatgtgaaattatttttgaatttggtgtcttctagactgagaaaagacagaaaatgtatttttgtcccatggggatgaaagactacaattcccagaatgcttcgctgccctgtgaggccattcccaacaccaccaacttcattactgtgactgagttagagaagacactacaattaaaaactgaacgtgcctgttcaatataatgagtgtcaccgcgcgagtgtcacagccctgagcactaactgcacgagtgatgagagctgaggtaatcgcgactacattcgcggcatacattcacacaggagttcagtctggcacgcgtttcagttcatgtctttgcaagcttaactttcatagaaatgaatttgagaagttaaaagacttacattgctcacgatagctccgtttaaatgatcctgtctgcaagctgagctctccctgccagctgagtgtaatctcccatcccccatgcgcagattcaaaacatgcggaaatagctccctctgctggctgtagtctttagcctctgggcaaacattcctcctatgatgcaaaaatcgtcattttgcatcataggaggaatttttccagaaataaaatgcataaatctcttgtctcagggggatatgaggggggaaagcacaataatttgaatattctccagggtttctactgatacaaagccatatgctaatcgctgaagtaaccctttaaagtcacCATAAAAACCACAACTGACATTTCTTATTTTCTATGAAATAttgcagcatttattaatgacatcattattttttacaatctaTGTCCCTTGATTATtcattacagaaaaaaatgtgttttgataTGCAGTAAAAGTTATAAATCAGTAAGAAATATGATGCAAAATAACAGCATTGATTAGATATCACACAATCATGGAAATTACAGTGTGGTTTGTGTGTATGAAACATATTTCTCTGATCTGTCATCTGTGACTTCTAAaagaataagtgtgtgtgtttcagttctGAAAGAGCTCAGAGGAACATCATGATTTACATAAAGCTAAAATTATGAGGCACATTGTGCAGGTGtatcctgagagagagagagagagagagagagagagagagagagagagagagagagagagagagagagagagagagagagagagagagagagaatgtatTACATATGATATTATTGTCCTTTTGCTTTTATATAAGCATTTACATTATACTATACATAATTGCCATACACATTCCTCTCCTctactacagtccctgacaaaagtcttgtcgcttgtgtcgCTTGAGAGATTTTGATTTTTGACAAAACTTTATTTACAATTAATCCATTATCTCTTCACAGTACACCAGCAATATAAGTATTAACAATTTATACATTCACAAATACACATTAAACTTAAAAGGAAAACTCCAAATTGCCATCATACACTTCACACACTGCACCACGACGGCACCAAATCAAATTAAAGTTTGTAAGATCTTCCATAAGTTTATATAAACGGAAATCAATCAAAATTCCAGctttgatcaaaattgaaaagCACAAGTTAACATCATCACTAGACCTTTGTTCCACTTTATTTTTCCTGCTAATATAAATAGCCATTTTTGCTTGccctaaaataaaattcaacaaTTGACAAATGAAACGCTTTTTCCGAAAGTACTTAAAACCCAAAATGAATGTttcaatacaaaaaaacataattaagtCTTCCAAACAAAACTTTCAACTTCATAAATAAATGTTCCAATCTAACACAATACATAAAAGCATTAAAAACCGTCTCCCTTTGAAAACAAAAAGGACATGCTGAACTGACTTCAGGATTTAACACCGAAATAAAAGAATTAACTGCAATGGCACTGTGGAGAATTCTCCATTGTATATCACCTACCCTTTTGGATAATGGTGGTTTATATAAGGACCTCCATTCAAGTTGTACATCTTTACTCAGTTTAAGAACAGACCGCCATGGCGTATCAGTTCTATCAAGCATTTTCTTATTAAAAACCAGGCTCTATACAGCTTTTTGCATTCACTTGACAAGAGTACGAGTACGAAGCCTAAACTCCCATCAATCTTAGGCTGTACCACCAAACACGGAAAAGGATCTTGAATATCAGGAGTATTAACCCCTGTGAAAAAATCTCTCAACATGTGTTCTTCATCAACTgtaaaacatgatttaagtTTTATCACAAACTGAGTAAATAAAACGAGAAGATCTAATTCCCAAAAATGTAGATGCTTCCTCCACATTTTCAAAATGAGGCCCAGTTACAGTCAATAAATGTCCCAAAGTGGAAACTCTGGATTTCTTCAATAGGACACTGATCCCCGGTAGAGACCAGTGAGTGGAAATGTCCAAGCGGGCCCCCAATATTAATGGTTCTTGTAATAACCAATGAAGCGAGTACGAGTTCTCAGTCTGGTGAACACGAAAAAGACTCCACGCCTTAAAAAGGTTCCGATAAAAAACAGGCAGTTCTGATAAATCCAGTTTAGTTGGATCAATTAAAAAGAGGCTCCATCAAACCTTGCCTTAGGGAGGTATAAAACACCCTGTGCGACCCAGTGTAATTTGTcccaaaaaaaattcacaagTGCAGCTTGAATTTCAGCCAAAAACTGTGGAGAAGGGTCTACACATGCCAACCTATGCCAAAGTGAGGATGCCACTAAGTTGCTGACAATGAGCGTTCACCCCCTATATGAAATATTTGGCAATAACCATTTCCATTTATCTAAGCGACCTTTAACTTTTTTCATTACCCCCTCCCAATTTTTCTGTAAAACATTATCATCGCCTAGATAAACAGTCAGAGTTGAGCAACACTCTCAGTACAAAAGGTAGGCTACTAATATGTTAAAGCAGACtactaattacattttaatgagtACATTCAAATTACTGATATGTACTTTTAAAGtaatatgtacatttaattAACACAATTTCATTATAATCTGGGATTTTTCACACATTGCCACTTGGTGGAATAAATGTGAAATGCACTTATTCAGTCATCAAAGACTCAATTTTCTCAATCCACCTGAACAAGTGTCGAGATGTCCATatgagcaagacaccgaacCTCAGCTGctccgacgagctggatggcgccttacatggctgacatatgactgagtgaatgaatgggtgaatgtgaggcaagatgtaaagcgctttagtggccatgggtctgttcgaagcgctatataaatgcagtccatatacactgttacacacctcTGGCAGTCAGTGACGGTTAACGTTATCTATAGGCTAACGTTTTCTCTCtcgttatattgtttatatgaattgattgaggaatactaagaaggttgatgtctaactgtaaagctacactgtgttaTATTTTCcctcatctagcggtgaaaaggtatatgaccatgcagtgaataatagtttctgttcctctcaaatcttgactcctacagtggccgatttagtcacatggcaatccccctcttcacattcgacgcggtgccatcgagtgttaaaacgcgaaaggtgaagcttgaatttatgggtatgtccctctttggctaatgtactttcaagatggaggggcaacatggcgaccggcattcgaacccctcaccagtatgtattttcaattataaacttacgaaaatactttattacttgaaagaagtaaatatacattaatgagcacatatattttttgaaagaactaagtgattttagctaaaaataaactaaaaatgttacacagtgtagctgaTTGAGGAGGAGCCAAGGGTAGGCCGAGGTATGTGTTTAAGCgttaataacatttttaaaacatttcactTACAGCATAACAGTTTAATGCTAACGTTTTTAGAATGTTTATCAATGACATAAGGTTGAAAAAACGTTttactaaattatgacattactATAGATGCGTTTGCGTTATGGATTTCACAACAGAAACTGACATTTACTgccaaaagcatttttttatatgcttgtattcatctgaaagaacaATGTACACCTCTAGGATGACTTATGagagagtaaatcatgggataattatAATTTTGGGGTGATCTATCTCTTAAATACAACTCAGTCTTCTTTCACGTGGTATATGGGTTTGGAGGGCAATTCTGCTACAGCTCGCAAGAGGGCGCGATCGGAATCAACAAAAATAATCATTCAGGAAACATGGATggagacttttattttgtaaaaaacaTCGTTGCCGTGGCGACACAGGAAATCTCTCCATATGCTTCTATGTAAGTCAGCAGTGATAAAACCAGCCgtgatatttttttacggtctatggatAAAACAGATATCTTTGAAGCAGAGCTTTGATTGTGATATACGTTAGCTGTTAGCGGGCTGAGTGGTCGAGGCGATGTGTTTATTGCTCGGTGCAACAGGAGTCGGAAAAACGCTTTTACTGAAACGTCTACAGAATATCCTTTACTACCTGTTTACATTAGACACGCTGCATCTCTAAATATAAGATAGTttcttattctaatttatcACCCACTGTAAATGAATATGACTTCTTTATTTGGACTAACAGTTGTGTCAACTGGACTCGCACGCGGATTTGGGTGAAGTGCCCGTGACGCTGCCCACGGTGAGCTACTCTTCAGTCACACTCATGAAAAATACATCTTCTTGTCGTATTTTATACGCAGTATAAGGTAaacagtgtgtttgagtgttaAGTAAATTGAATGTTATCTAAAGCTAAAGTAGCCTAATAGAAGAGTTGGGAAACCATTAAATATGATGTATATGACAGAGTTTCTTTGTGTAGTTTAATAGCTCCTTTAAATCACAATAAAGTCTTATTAATAATGCATATGGAAAATAATTTGGGACTGGTCAAAAAGGTTCCCTTGGGAGATAGAAAATATATCTTGTCAGTTGTCacaaaaaaatgcaacaatgtgtATCGTGGATAGTGACAATATAATTTGTTTAGTTCACCCTAAATGAAAATGACTGTGTGAGGAAATTAAATATGAAAGTTTACAGCGTTTTAATGTAAGTACTACATTAAACttctatataatgtataatattgcaatgggggaatatttgtagGTCTTGATGTTTCTTGTAAAAAGTGGCTGACATTTTAATGTTAGTGACAGTGCAAGCATATTTGTCTaaaataattctgtattttcagcttcagaatcatgaatatttttattctggTGTCATCATTATCCTGTGTGTTGGGTTCACAGCAATGAGTCCAAGCCTAATCATTTCCACcccaaaaaataatattttagcattttaatcaaCAGTACATTTTTGTCAACCTTTTACCatatatacagtggggcaaaaaagtatttagtcagccactaAATTGTTGTGAGAAAAATTGTGCACATTCTCCCAACTTaagaagatgagagaggcctgtcatTTTCATCAGGAACACTTCAACTATGGGagtctttttaagtgggagaacttgctcagttggtggctgactaaatacttttttgccccactgtatatgACTAAAAAAGCATACAAATGAAgcaaaaacaataacaaagcCAATCCGACAGGCAAATAAGTAACATGCCAaatactcaatataattcacagctataataaaaatacataaattaacgtgtgtgtgtgtgtgtgtgtaatgcagCATCAGTCTCCAAAAATAAACCTAAGAGACAGACTAAAGGAGACAATGGTATTTCACTCCCAAGTACAGTGTCCAATTTCTTTATAACCTGAGACCAAAAGTTCTGAACAGGAGTACAATACCACAAGGAGTGTGTGTAAATATCTGGAGTATTTAGATTACATTGTGCACATGGGTGAATTAGAAAAccccattttattttttctatgTTGTGTAATATGTACTCTGTGCAAAATATTGTATTGAATAAATTGTAAATTAGAATTGTTAAATGAATCAAAGATAATGTATTTTTTGTCCACACATTAGGTTCATAGGAAAATGATATATCTAAATCCCACCTTTCTGTagttaaatgtaacaaattatctGTATTAagaattaatttatataattgattttttttttttaattagaggGTGAAAGCGTTTTGATATGAGTAACAAAAACAGAAGGATGAAGcaaattattattcatatttacCGTATTTTTATTACTTCctttatatgtaaataataaataaatgatccTATAGGTATATTtagatattaaatatttaaataaaatgtgttatcCAGAAAGAGTTATACCA encodes:
- the LOC137046212 gene encoding immunoglobulin lambda-1 light chain-like, whose protein sequence is MRIIFSFSLLTLLSCVGSVKVVTQKPSVLTEQKGQSVTLDCNVEKDHDYVSWYKQTPNTAPQFVLRFYHSHNSPNLYGDGFTSSHFTSRAQQSNIDYSLIISNVDVADSAVYYCGTWYGSVSEYVFGQGTQLIVTDAADAAPPVLNILRPSREELISSSKVTLVCLINDMSVAFSDVRWLVNKNSVTKGVFTGSADQQPDKKFKMSSYLTIESSEWDKVEDLTCEASVASKTTSTTIKKSDCSD